A single genomic interval of halophilic archaeon DL31 harbors:
- a CDS encoding S-adenosylhomocysteine deaminase (KEGG: hvo:HVO_2929 cytosine deaminase~PFAM: Amidohydrolase 1) — MLLTGTVVADADTTIANGGVLVEGDHIVTVGDAADLCERYPEHEHRTFDIVAPGLVGAHIHSVQSLGRGIADDTELLDWLFDHVLPMEASLDAEGMRLAAELGYLECLESGTTTVVDHLSVHHADEAFQAARESGIRARMGKVLMDSDSPDGLEEDTVRGLRDSEALIRRHHGAENGRIRYAVTPRFAVSCTEECLRGARDLADAYEGVTLHTHASENEGEIAAVETETGMRNVHWLDEVGLTGEDVVLAHCVHTDEAERAVLADTGTHVCHCPSSNMKLASGVAPVADYLDRDINVALGNDGPPCNNTLDAFTEMRQASLLGKVSDLDPTAIAAETAFAMATVNGARAAGFEQVGKLTAGWKADIVGMTTDLTRATPVHDPLSHLVFAAHGGDVRFTMVDGEVRYDDGHVDIDAAAVREHAQAYAEELVG; from the coding sequence ATGCTACTCACCGGAACCGTCGTCGCCGACGCCGACACCACCATTGCTAACGGCGGGGTCCTCGTCGAGGGCGACCACATCGTCACCGTTGGCGATGCCGCCGACCTGTGCGAACGCTACCCGGAGCACGAGCACCGGACGTTCGACATCGTCGCGCCCGGCCTCGTGGGCGCGCACATCCACTCCGTTCAGTCGCTGGGCCGGGGTATCGCCGACGATACCGAACTGCTCGACTGGCTCTTCGATCACGTGCTGCCTATGGAGGCCAGCCTCGACGCCGAGGGGATGCGTCTCGCAGCCGAACTCGGCTATCTCGAGTGCCTGGAGTCCGGCACCACAACCGTCGTCGACCACCTTTCGGTTCACCACGCCGACGAGGCGTTTCAGGCCGCTCGGGAGTCTGGCATCCGCGCCCGGATGGGAAAGGTGCTGATGGACAGCGACTCCCCTGACGGGCTGGAGGAGGACACCGTGCGTGGCCTGCGCGACAGCGAAGCACTGATTCGGCGGCATCACGGCGCCGAAAACGGGCGAATCCGCTACGCCGTCACGCCCCGGTTTGCGGTCTCCTGCACCGAGGAATGCCTCCGCGGCGCCCGCGACCTCGCGGATGCCTACGAGGGCGTGACGCTCCACACCCACGCCAGCGAGAACGAGGGCGAAATCGCGGCCGTCGAGACGGAGACGGGCATGCGCAACGTCCACTGGCTCGATGAAGTCGGACTCACGGGCGAGGACGTCGTGCTGGCCCACTGCGTTCACACCGACGAGGCCGAGCGAGCGGTGCTCGCGGACACGGGAACGCACGTCTGTCACTGCCCATCCTCGAACATGAAGCTCGCTTCAGGCGTGGCCCCGGTCGCGGACTACCTCGACCGCGACATCAACGTCGCGCTGGGCAACGACGGTCCGCCCTGCAACAACACGCTCGACGCCTTCACCGAGATGCGCCAGGCCAGCCTGCTCGGGAAAGTGAGCGACCTCGACCCGACGGCCATCGCCGCCGAGACGGCCTTCGCGATGGCGACGGTCAACGGCGCCCGCGCCGCTGGCTTCGAGCAGGTCGGCAAACTCACGGCGGGCTGGAAGGCGGATATCGTGGGGATGACGACGGACCTCACGCGAGCGACGCCCGTCCACGACCCGCTCTCGCATCTCGTTTTCGCCGCCCACGGCGGCGACGTGCGGTTCACGATGGTTGACGGGGAGGTGCGCTACGACGATGGCCACGTCGATATCGACGCTGCGGCCGTCCGGGAGCATGCGCAGGCCTACGCCGAAGAGCTGGTT
- a CDS encoding XapX domain protein (TIGRFAM: XapX domain~KEGG: htu:Htur_0938 XapX domain protein) codes for MNVVAVIAALLVGFTTGALFTYLQLPIPAPPELPGVVAILGIYLGYLVVKRLDVGFDLLSSLGL; via the coding sequence ATGAATGTGGTCGCCGTCATCGCCGCGCTGCTCGTCGGGTTCACCACGGGCGCACTCTTCACGTATCTCCAGTTGCCCATCCCCGCCCCGCCGGAACTTCCGGGTGTGGTCGCGATTCTCGGTATCTATCTGGGCTATCTCGTGGTGAAACGGTTGGACGTGGGGTTCGACCTGCTCTCGTCGCTGGGGCTCTGA
- a CDS encoding Peptidylprolyl isomerase (KEGG: nph:NP3056A peptidylprolyl isomerase~PFAM: Peptidyl-prolyl cis-trans isomerase, cyclophilin-type) has protein sequence MSYEDEMENSDNPVATFHTTHGDFVVELFEHRAPNTVRNFITLATHAEDYDGAEVGPDGEAWEDPETGEKRVDALYDDLAFHRIIGGFMIQGGDPTETGRGGPGYEFEDEFHDDLSHEGPGVLSMANSGPNTNGSQFFITLDAQPHLDGKHAVFGRVIDGMDVVRDLGSVPTGRDDEPQVESVLESVDIEA, from the coding sequence ATGAGCTACGAAGACGAGATGGAGAACTCCGACAACCCCGTCGCGACGTTCCACACCACCCACGGCGACTTCGTCGTCGAGCTGTTCGAGCACCGCGCGCCCAACACGGTGCGGAACTTCATCACCCTCGCAACGCACGCCGAGGACTACGACGGTGCCGAGGTCGGCCCCGATGGCGAGGCCTGGGAGGACCCCGAAACTGGTGAGAAGCGCGTCGACGCACTCTACGACGACCTGGCGTTCCACCGCATCATCGGCGGCTTCATGATTCAGGGCGGCGACCCGACCGAGACCGGTCGCGGCGGCCCCGGCTATGAGTTCGAAGACGAGTTCCACGACGACCTGAGCCACGAGGGCCCGGGCGTGCTGTCGATGGCGAACTCCGGCCCGAACACCAACGGCTCGCAGTTCTTCATCACGCTGGACGCCCAGCCCCACCTCGACGGCAAGCATGCCGTCTTCGGCCGCGTCATCGACGGGATGGACGTAGTGCGCGACCTGGGCAGCGTCCCTACCGGCCGCGACGACGAGCCGCAGGTTGAATCCGTGCTGGAGTCCGTCGACATCGAGGCGTAA